TGAGTATGAAACGGAACGTTGAAATAGATTGATAAAATGGTGTTGGCGATCGAGCAAAGGGTATAGATGTGCGGAATTTGCAAAATTATGGAATGttgagatttgtttttagGACGCGCTCACTTATACAAGCACATGATAAGAACGCAAAAAAGAAGGGTAAAATCACCTCAGATGTTGTGTACATCTCGGACTATACGAAGCATTGCTGAAGAAAGGATGAACCTGTCCGTCAAACGAttaagaaggaaaataaatactgATGAATGTCACAAATAGAAGTACTCATAGGTTCGGTAATAGTAGGACCGTTGTGCAATGACAACACCCAGAGCAGACCTCTGAAAAACCGACACAAACGCTCATAAAATGAACCTAAGCCTTCCTAACGATGGTTAAACATTACGTACTAAAGTAATAACATTACTAAACTAACGCGATTCGAAAGgggattatttaaaaaaaataacataaaatgcTAACCTTAAGTGTAACCGGTGTAGAGAAATAGATAAGAAACCGTCGAGCGTAAGAGCAGAAGGAGGAGCTGTATGGGAGTGAACTGTGTGTCAAACGATCGATCGCGCGCAAGGCAAACGAGCATCGCTTCTCAAAAGATCCTACCAGTATGTACTTACTAACATAAAACACTGTTCTGTCTACGTCTTGCCTTACCCTAGACTAACACATTAACAGGCGCTAGTAATAAGATTGAACTCGTAAAATCAGCcggaaatttaaaacaattgcatTCCCCTCTTCCCGTCCTTTCCTGTTGCACCCCTTCCCACATGCACACACTTCAGGGTGGGACTTGTAAGTATGGTTTCTCCATTCCAGTCATACTATGCCGACGAGAGTTTTACTCCCATTTTCGCATATACGCGCGTTGCATGCGTGTCGCCGCCTTGCATCCGTTGTGAgattattcattttgttttgcagattcATCAACTCCTCCCGTGCCAAATCCTTGCTGTGGAAATGCACCCGTGACGAGGTGGCTGAGGAGAAGAGGGAGAAAAGAAGAGAAgccccacccacacacacacacacacatacatacatacatacatacacacttcCCAACCTGCGGTAACTAATATGTACAACGTAATGGCTTTCTTACTGGGGACGTGTCCTTGCTAACAGAACGGACGCGATTCCGTCCGCAACCTAACTAGAGCTTAACTACACCTTAAACGCAATACAACAAGCGAGAGTATGTTTctttgaaagaaaacaacagagTCGTTAGAAGGGCATgggaaggaaaggaaggagGTCAGCCGCATACATTGGCGAGTTGAGTTGAGTGGGTCGCCACTTCGCTTCCGGTAAACCAGTGCCGCTAAAGCGATGTGACGTGAAAAACGGGATGTAGAAGGATGAAGAAGTTAACGCTGAAGTGGCGGTGGTGTCCGACGGTTACCACTGAACGACCGTAAAGGgatgttgttttgctcttgctgttgttgctgctgctgctgctgctgctgttgttgctgcttccgATAGAGTGGATGGTGTAGTAGCTTGTGATGATTCCGATCGTGCACCATTAGCGGTAGCAGATCCAGTTCCTGATCCTGGGGCTCGATCAGCTTCGGTCGTCGTAACCGCTTCGGATGTCGACGAATGTTGTTGTGCTGCGTTGTACCGGCAACGATAGCGTTCGGTTCGTGTACGGCGGATCCTCTCGCGTTCGGTAGCATTCCGGACGCGTTACGACTGCATCCGGTCAGCGAGCGCCAGTCCGGCAGCTGTACGCCCTGGCGGACGCACTCGTGTGCGTACGCCGCCATGCTGTCGCAGTAGCACTGCCGATGGGGACACTCGCACATGTCAAACTTACACGACGCGAAGTAATTGTCCGGGTTGAGCAGTGAGTTACACCGACCGAACACTTCCGGCGTGCGGAGCGCTTTGCAGAGCGGGACGAACTTCTTCGACTTGCACTGCGGATGGCGTGCGGCCAGTTCCTTCTTGTTCTGGCGCGTACACGCCTTAGGACCACCGACCGCCCACGACCGCGCAAAGCGCCACACATTGTGCGTCATGTTCAATCCACCGCGCGTGAACAGATCGTCCCGGAAGATGCTGTTGTAGTTGCCGCACAGCCCACACAGCTTGCCCTTGTACGCGGTCGGTACCTGCACCTGGATGAAGTTCAGCCCATCCCAGGACAGCTTCACACCGAGTGCCGTCTCCACGATCACCTCCGTACCGTCGCCGCTCCGATAGATGTGTAGCGTTTGGTTTAACCGGTACGGTGGCTCGACCCGCGTCCCGTTCACCTTCACGCGCATCCGGTGGCCCAGGTTTACCTTCACACCCTCCAGCTTCAGCGTGACCGTCTTCGTCCAGGAAGAGTACTTCGTGAGCCGTGCATCGTTCGTGACGCGGATCGAGAACGTGTGGCCGACGCAGTCTGCCGTCAGCTGGTACTTGCACGAACCCTGGAAGCTGTAGAAGTTACCGTCGAACGTTTTGTAATGCGGGTCACCGAACACGGTACAGACGGCCGGGCTTTCGACACACCGGGGACAACATTCACCCGACACGGTGAGCAGCGTTTCGTTCGGGCCACACTTCTTCTTCGGACATTGGATTTTCGCACAGCGAACCTCACCGGCCCGGCATTCGCAGGAAGTGCATGCGTTCTGGCTCCAGGTTTCGTTGTTCTAAAGgtttgagagagaaggagagagaaagagaaagccaAATTAATAGAGATTCATTTTAAAGTGACAACCATCACCTAAATATGTTGTCAAAACTAAACCAGTAGGACACTAGCGCCATCTGTTAGCACTTTAAGCTGTACTTAGTATAAACGAAAGAACTACAACTCCAGTGTCACCAATAATTATTATGGCTCTTACAGCATGAGTTCAACAACTCAgtgatgtaaaataaaaaatcttgtcatatgtgtgtgttgacCCCTTACCTGATAAACCTTTCCCTCAGCGGTACAAGTGCTCCGGAACTCAGCCGGCATCGGACACGACGGGCAGCATTCGCCCGGTTCGCGTTGCTGATCTTCCAGCGCACACTCCAGTATCGGGCAGGTGCTCTTCTCGCACACGGACGTCCCATTCTGGCAGGTGCAGTTCGAACACTGGTCGCCATGGTACGGTTTGCCCGGGAAGTGGACCGCCTTGCCAATGATGCACATCGGTGAGCCACGATGAATCTCCTCCCGCCGTTCGATACAGCGCGGGCAACATTCGCCCGGCGTTCTAATCTGCTTCGTCAGCGGACACTGCAACACCGGACAGGAGCGTTTCGTGCAGGTAAGCTTGTGACCCGTGCACGTGCACTTCACGCACGGATCCTCGCTGAGCGTTGCCTCGCCGAACACTTTCTGCCCGTTCAACCGACAGCCTGCGAAACAGATCGAAGAAATAGCGGGGTTAGCAGCGacgaaaaaaacggaacataaCACATGAAACACGATTCCTCTtgcgcagtttttttttttgtcaacccCGCGCGAGGAGTTGTAAACGAGACAAAAAAACCAAGGAAACGGGACGAACCTACAGCAAAGCCGGACCTtgtatgcgtgcgtgtgacaCCACCAGAAAGGTCACCAGAAAGGGAAGGAAAGACGCTCCCAGCTTGGCCAGCGCCTGCTCCGAAAACCCGGCCAGCACCATTGACAAGTTCAATGTCACACGGAATTGAATCAGAAAATATGCTAAACATCTCACCGCACCGCGCCGCTTGCTACAAGTTTCGCGCCGGGCCCGCTCGTCTAAAGGATCGCGTAGGCGTTAACCAGCGCAAGCGCACAAACACGGTACGGGGCCCGCTACGCCCGTACCCGCGAAGAGCACGGAGAGTTAATCAATCTTCATCtaatttaaatcgattttataaTCGACGCCGGTGGCGCATTCGTGTGCGCTTACGGCTTGTGCATGTGGCCTCCTGTTGGTCGCGTTGACAGATTTGGTCAAGGTAATGGAGGCGAACTCCGGTGGAATTTtgattcacacacacacacacacacacacacacacacacacacacacacacgtgaaGCGGGAGTTGACATTTTGTCTCGAGCAGGAAGTGATCGGGTGTACCATAACTGTCGGCCTACACAACTGAGCCGTACGCGTCTTGCAATGTAGCGTTGCGGCGCACACGGGGCCACAGTAAAAACATTCGGGAGAAAGCAACCGCGAAAAGAATGTGCTCTGGCCAAAGCAACTTCCAAACGAGCCGAAACTGGTCCTCCTAAGTCTTGTCTTCTTAAAAATGTCCACCGGCCGGGTTCCGTTTTGGTATGGGATTATGTCGCACAAGATCACGACATTTGCAGTCCCCCACTGTTAACGTGTGATACAATGTTGCCGACCAAGGATCGCCGTCTGGCACACTCGGAACTTTCAAGCCCGGTAGCAGACTCACTGCTGACTTAGCAGATTAAGGTCTGAGGCTGAGGTGAGTTCTGCAGTTTTCCAAGATGAAGATCGTGCGGACAGGGCAGAACCTTTCCGCTGAATAGGTTCAAAGGTACACACTATCGCTATCTCTTGAAGGAAACGAGCTTCGCATATCTGGAGGACGTTACGTCGTCTACCTACAGCAGCGCGAAGGTTTTGTTATTGGAGCGAGATCTCATGAAAAGCTGAGGATCACGGATACACAGATAGACTGCAGGAGATACCTCCAGTATCTACCGGGAAGCGCTGGAACAGTGAATTTCTCAATCTGAATTGAatttgcgcaaaaaaaaaacgcacaacgAATATCCAACGCGTGTGGCAAACCACCTACCTACCCCACCAGCTTTCTGCACCGTACTTTACGATATGTTCCATGTGCGGCCAGCTGtatattttcttaaatttCATCCCCTCTTTATCCATCCACCGGCTTCGTGTCCTGTGTCGCGCCGGGAATTCCTGAGAggataaccttttttttcgggtatTTTATCGACTGCTTAAAACaatagagacaaaaaaaagcaagaaggCAATTCGGCCCATCGTCGAGAATGAATGGTAGAGCATCGAATGGACATTGTGAGGCATTTCACTGACACATTACCCCACCCGCCCATTCCACAAGTCCAACCAGCAGTCATCAGGCTTAAGCACCGTACAGCAACTCGCAAAACCAACCTGTCGAACCGTCCGGGCCGGGGATGGTGCGCAAGCCAGCGAGGAGCAGGACGATGTCGTGAGTAACGCATCAGCGGACCACCGGCAGCGAGCACTGCGGATTTTGTtctgtcccttttttcccccggttGTCCATTCTACCGTGCCGGTAGAAACACGCTCATGGGAACACGCAGCGCCATTAAAAGGGAGCGCAGAACTTCGAAAAACCTACCACCGAACAGGGCCCGGAACCTGTCAGCCAGTTTCGTTCGACACGGCCCGGGGAGCTTGCCGGGGCAAAACGGTCCTGTCCGTGTCCAGTGTCGACCATCACCACCGGAACGGACACcgtttctttgctttgctgtttGTATGTGgtcaaacagaaacaaacaaagagcACACGGCAGGCAGGAACAAAATCACACACCAAACAGTGGAAAGAGAACGGTTAGTTGCCATAcatgtctgttttttttgtttttcaaaaaccatttgtttttcttattttctctccCTTCTTCTCTCTCGGGGTGGactcttttattttattgtgcgCTACAACGTTTTCCTTCCGCACCGTTTGCTGGATCTCCTTCCGATTCTGGTGGGATGGTGAAGGTGGCTCTATTGCCGTGCCCTTTTTCCCCGTcctttggtggtggttggcGCAGCATTCCACCACCCAAGGGGAACCCCTTAATGGTTTGGGAAAGGAACAGATTTTTACTTTATATCTTAATTGCATGTTTCACGTTCACGGCAAACATTGGCGGCCCTACAACAGCGTTTGGGCCGAGACCGAGACGACCGAGTTGGTGAATGCCGAGCGCATTGCACAGGGAGGCAACCGGTGATTCACAATGGACGGATGTTTTCAGAACGGAAGATTCCGGGACAACGGCGAATGACCACCACCGGTGGCGAGTGGTGATCGGCCTAACGATAATCCAACGATAGGGTTTGGTACAGAATGTACAAGCTTTTAGGTTTGTTTTCGccccctttctctctctctctctctctctctctctctttctctttgtaCGATTGTATCAATCGGCTTGATGGCGATGAGCACATGTTCCACAAAGTCAGCTTGGGTCCGAGCTGGTCCAAAACGGGGTGGAACGTGTGTGATTGAAACGATTCGAACCTTTTACAATAGCCGGTGATAAGATCGTTTGGAGTCGAAGCACACGAGAAGAGTGCTTTTCAGACATTGGAACGcacatttaaaacatattaacCCATTACATCCCGCTGGGGTACGAAATCTTAATCCAAATGGCATCATGGATCTTTGTAGTCTTTCCAAAAATGACCCAAAACGTTTTTTGGATTATTACAAAACGCTAGGACATTATTTTCATATGGCCATCGTCATAGAATACGATAATTGACCATAACTGATCCACAAAGTGTTCCTGGCCCGAAACGAATTCTTAAACTATCATCTGATGTTATTAAAACAAGCAGGGCTCTTTAGTTGAATAATCACAGATGTTTAATGTTCTGCAACATTATATTAtggttaatttaaaaaaaaaagttcaataatttaattaaattagaatATAATTGCAAAAGGGTTCGACAATGGTTGaagtgcaaataaaattattaaaatcctATATAATTCTCTTCTTCGGTCCACTCCACTCAACGGCCTTCAGATGACGACTCTATTTGTGTTCTCTACACATTAACCACTTCTCACCACTTCTTACCCTTCATTGTCAGCCAAACCGACTAATCTACTTAGCGAGCTGAGAGGAATACAAGCGACGGGCAGAAGGTggtaacaaataaaacaaaatgtaataacACCCTCGCGGGATTCCGGCCCGGCAAAAACCTCCCTCCAAAACCGCGGTCCCCAGCATCTTTCGTTGCGCCTTTGATTGGGCCATCTTTCTTCTCGGTGCTGGCGGTCTGTCTGGAGGATCTTTCCACGACCGCACACGGCGCAACCGGGTCGGATGGTGGGGTCCTTGTCGGAGACTATATGCAAACAATCTCCTTCCTAAAACCCCCTTCTCCACAACCTGAAGAAACTCCCGAAGACCCCATCGAAAGGCCATTGATTTGATATTCcgattaaatattaaaaataacgaaataaatccccccaaacaaacaaaacaaaaaaaaaacaccaccgcaCGAGGCATTGGGGCTGGGTGGGAGTATTGGTTTAGGCTGGAATTTAAAGGCAcggaaataaaactaaactgCGATGTTCGAGAGCCGCAAAACAATTCCTTTCTGTCCGCCGCACACGGGAACCGCACGCAGGCTTTGCATACTttggcgaaaagaaaaaaaaacggggatgGTATCATTAAAGcaattcgaaacaaaaaaaaatttcttcaagcaaaaaagaaaacaaaaagagaatgATAAATTCTTCAATCTACTTAAAAGATCAATTTTGATAAGCTTGCTTACGGAAATTAACGACGACAACGAAATAAAGTAGTTAAGTAACAAGCAACACATTTCACGGCGCTATAATCGCTTATAATATGGTAATGTTATTATAGGCTGTCAATCAAACCCGTACCTAGGTGACAGAAGTTTACTGCCAGGAGACACTTGACGTGACTTCTTCATCTGGTGTAGAATGCCGCAATTTGATCTTCTGCCAGTGCACTATCGAGAGGTGATGATCCTTACTGCCACTTGTGACTTCTGCCAGGTTAAAAGGTCATCAAATCCgattaatgtaaaaaaaaccacccccacTGGAAACCATGTTGTTGGGATCACACTGATAACAAGTCATCCCGACTATAAGAGGACTCCAAAGATCTGAAGATCGTTCAGAAATGTAGAGATGTACCGCACATTccatccgtgtgtgtgtggagagaggaaatatttgattttttatcgtttttatgGAGATGTTTATCATAAATTAACCATCCGAAGACTCGACACCAGGCAAGTTTGCATGCCATTTGGCAAGCTATTTGTGCGAATTATCTTCTCCCCCTTACCCTTTTTCCCGTTTGGGAGAACGGGGACAGAAGGCACGCAACGCACGggtgggggggaaaaaattaattcaaaaacaGTGTAGAAGTTAAAACATAATCATAAAATACCCACCCAAACCTGGTGGATCACGGGGAGGGGAACTTGATCGGTGCCGGAAGAGGAACAGTTGCGCACGAAGAAATTGTTTCCATGGTGATAAATCTTACACGTCCTCCTGGGTACGTATTGCGTATTGCCACGTGCAAACGATAGACGACAACATCCCGCGTGTCCACGCCCGGGGACTGATTTGTTTGTCAgatttgcaataattttcaCCGGCACCGtccatttattaaaatattgcatCTGGCACGCGCGAACACGCCCGCACACCGGGTTAGCGAAcgggcgcgcgcgcacgcATACCTCGCTCCCGGATGGCCACACTAGTAGCCATCTTTAAATCATCTAGCTTGTAGTGTTGAAGATCGGACAACACCACCGCCGAACTGGATCGAAGAAAAAGGAACACGTCCCAGAGTATCGGAATGTGGTTTCGGGGTGATGTTGTCGCCTTTTTTTCAGTGTAGGTTCGCCCCAAAGCTCATTCCTATGTCGTATGGCAAACGCGcgcgttggtttgttttcttcatcatcGGCACATCGGTATCATTTCGGAGTGCTCGGGAAGCTCGTTAACGATAAAATATTATCACTCGACATCGCCATTCAAACTCCCTTCTCATCATCCCCCCCTTATCACCCCTTCACTTCGTCACCTAACGCACACTAATCGGGTTGAAAGATGTCGTGAACAATCTGCCGAAAGCGGAATAGTCTCATTTCTCTGGTGGCGCGCCGTGGCGAGTTTTCCTTCTCGAGAACGAAATTCCATTCCACAGCCTCCACAACCGCAAACCAAAACCGAACGCTTCTTCTGACTGATGTTTTTATTCGATTCTATTAAAGTATCTTTACTGTTCCGACCTGTAGCTGGGACCGGTAATAACCGGCCACAACCGGCAACACAACACTCGCTGAccccggcccatagcaacagGATCTCGAACGAGGGCGAAGAAAATGTCATCGCTCCTGGAAAACGtgcttgagtgtgtgtgtgtgtatgtgtgagtggcCTCAAGAACAGCACCTGAACCGAAATTTGTTCTTTAATTTATGTGCCAAAATTTATCATTCTCTCTGGCCGGCTCACCGGACCTGATAGAGCATTCGTATGTGGGTTTTGTCTGGCAAAGACACGTTGAGCCGGAATAAAGACTAAAACAGCTGAACCAACACTTTCGCTCTATCaggcgacaaaaaaaatggaatgagagaaaaaaaaacagtcacaCATTGCTCACGCTGGCCACAAGAGTAGCGATCTGGATTTGGATAACATCGGAACATAAAAGCAGTGATCATTGCAGTGCAAAATTCCCTCAACCGATGATGACCGCTAGTAGAGAGcaagtaaaaatgaaacaaaagaccGGCCTggacaaacagcaaacagcagcacaGCGGGTAAACGTGCAGTGCCGGATAGTGGAAATTAGTTTCGTGACTTATTATGCATCGCTTCCCACATCTTCATCTCCCCCGAAAGCTGCTTAACTGCAGGCTGACGcgcgtgctgctgccaaaatGGTATGCCAGCAAATTGCAACACCAGATAAATAAATCTCTGTCCCTTCGGTGGGAGGAGGCCAGAGCGTTGATGCTGATGAGGCAAAATGCTGCCCGAGCGCCTtccgcaccatcaccatccgtGGGCAACATAACGTCGATCAACAGCTGCTGCATACAATGTTTGGGCAACAGTTGCAGCAACAGTGCGGAATTGCACTTGGAACAGGATCATTGAacccttttgttttgtgcagttTGCGTtggtaataaaacaacaaaaaattgcgAGTGAGTGCAATCACGTATCACGTTCGCTATGTTGTCGTAGGTCTCTTAGCAGGCAAACATcgatttcaaaattaatgtgttgtttttctgttttgctgttgaaaaaataaattattacgcTACGAAAATAACTCATGAGCAAAGACCGAACTGCACGGTATCCATTTGTCTTTGGACATTTGGTGATTGAATTTCAGTTTCGCACGCAAGTTAAGTATGATGATTATCCGAATTTCGATGCCAgtattgtatttttaaacattttatattcatatatttatgctttatttcttAGCATgcttgttcttctttttttttataaagtatACGATTTACTATACAATATTTCAATCGAACTCATTATCTATTTTATCTCACTAATTCTGTACTGAAACGGCATTAGACATTAATACGAAAATAAACATGCACTAATCTTTAATCACATAACTGTAACGAGCTTTATCTCCTTGAAGTGCAACAAGATAGCACTTGGTTGAAATGCTTCATTTATTCGAACCATAAAATTAATCCATCTCATCAACAGATTGAGGGATGTAGTGCGGAGTTGTCATGCACATTTGATTGCTTGCTTGGAACATTTCCACATCGCCATTGCATGACCAATGCCATATCCAGTATCCAGCACACCGAAACTCAAACAAAATGTAACGACACCTTCTAAGATGATGACAAACCCGCCTTAACAACCTGCTCCATCCGCAACCCTCGGTGAGCGGTTTTATCACACAACCGCTTCAACCATCCGTACGCGGCTGCAGTTGAGGCCACCCTTAACGCAAGTGTGCGGTAATTCGGGTTCAGCAAACATCAAATCAAAACCCGCATCTCCTCCCCGACCCTCATCGCCAACCGGTTCGGCCTCATTAAAAGcgtataaattataaattcatAATTCGCTCTACCACACCGCCGCATGCAGGTGGTTTTGTCGTTTGGTTGTTCATGGGGGACTGCCGTGGTCGTCATGCCTTGGCCAGCCAACAAACCCAGCCAGCCAGTCCGGAGACACCCGCTGCACACACAACTGTGCTGTGGTGCCCTCGGATGGTGAATAGGGAGCGAAAACTCCTACG
This Anopheles marshallii chromosome 3, idAnoMarsDA_429_01, whole genome shotgun sequence DNA region includes the following protein-coding sequences:
- the LOC128712158 gene encoding BMP-binding endothelial regulator protein encodes the protein MHPSQGASRSSRILLGALVILAISMRQATANASLAGYQAPCTNEGEEVRINMRCFKCICKNGFVECEQESCPAVDDCYFYKKKGPDECCDKCMGCLYEGRHIDSGTEWTDPEDPCMHYKCVSGVVTRSEMKCYAPCSDPNPPRKGQCCPTCLGCRLNGQKVFGEATLSEDPCVKCTCTGHKLTCTKRSCPVLQCPLTKQIRTPGECCPRCIERREEIHRGSPMCIIGKAVHFPGKPYHGDQCSNCTCQNGTSVCEKSTCPILECALEDQQREPGECCPSCPMPAEFRSTCTAEGKVYQNNETWSQNACTSCECRAGEVRCAKIQCPKKKCGPNETLLTVSGECCPRCVESPAVCTVFGDPHYKTFDGNFYSFQGSCKYQLTADCVGHTFSIRVTNDARLTKYSSWTKTVTLKLEGVKVNLGHRMRVKVNGTRVEPPYRLNQTLHIYRSGDGTEVIVETALGVKLSWDGLNFIQVQVPTAYKGKLCGLCGNYNSIFRDDLFTRGGLNMTHNVWRFARSWAVGGPKACTRQNKKELAARHPQCKSKKFVPLCKALRTPEVFGRCNSLLNPDNYFASCKFDMCECPHRQCYCDSMAAYAHECVRQGVQLPDWRSLTGCSRNASGMLPNARGSAVHEPNAIVAGTTQHNNIRRHPKRLRRPKLIEPQDQELDLLPLMVHDRNHHKLLHHPLYRKQQQQQQQQQQQQQQEQNNIPLRSFSGNRRTPPPLQR